The genomic interval ACGGCCCCTTAAAAGATGTTTTTTATTTTTCAAAATTGCAGTATTTTCAACTAATTGTATATTGCTTATTGAAAGGCATTCAAGAGATGATACTGCCTTATTTCCCAATAAGCAGAAAGGATATTAGCAGGTTTTTGTATCAATTTCAAGCCTTTTGTTTTGTCTGATTTAATCGTTACCGTGTACTTTGGTAATATTCACTTAATATCTTTGCAACTTCGTGCCTTGTAAAGGTTGGAGGAGGCGCCTCTCCCTCGCTTAACATTCTTCGCACCTCAGTGCCGCTTAAGATGACATGATTTGCTGAGTCATGCGGACATGTCTTATAAGACGCCATACCATTGCACGCTTTACAATAAAATGTATGGTCAAAAAAGAGGGGAGTAATTCCTATTTCATGCGCATCAAATTCATCAAATATATAATGTGCGTCAAACGTCCCGTAATAATTCCCGACCCCTGCATGATCCCTTCCCACAATGAAATGCGTACAGCCATAGTTTTTTCTCAACAGCGCGTGGAAAACTGCTTCGCGCGGGCCCGCATACCTCATTGCCGCAGGAAAGACGGACAACATCGCGCGGTCTTTCGGATAATATTTTTCTAAAAGAACTTCGTAGCTCTTAATCCTGACGTCTGCAGGGATATCATCGCTTTTTGTCGCCCCTACCAGTGGGTGCAAAAGGATGGCGTCAACAATCTCAAGAGCACATTTTTGAATATATTCATGCGCCCTGTGAACGGGATTGCGCGTCTGGAAACCGACAATTCTCTTCCAGCCTCTTTTTACAAACAACTCCCTTGTTTCGGCAGGATCGAGTCTGTAAGCGAGGAAGTCTCCGGGTTTTGCCCTGTTAACAACACTCACTTTACCGCCAAGAAGATAATCATCCATCTTGTAAACATAATCAACACCGGGGTGTTTTTTATCGTCCGTTCCATACACTTCAAGCGATTCTTTCGTCTTATCATGATGGAATATCTCTTCCAAATGTAATATGGCAATTACTTCATTTGCTTTATCGATAAGGGCAACATCATTCCCGGGCTTAAGCCCTTCAATTTCTTCCTTACTCGCCGATAACGTCACGGGAATAGACCAAGGGAGTCCGTTTGCCAGACGCATATTATTCACAACAGTATCATAATCTTCTTTGCACATGAACCCCTCAAGCGGACTCATTGCGCCAACTGCAATCATATCGAGGTCCGTTATTTCACGGGAATCGAGTTGGATTTTTTTCATGGCGTAATTTTTCGCTTTATCCAACAACACTTCTCTATCTTCTGCGGAAGCTATCCGGTTTATAAGTTTACCCCCATGTGGAGGGATGTTCTTGACCATAGTTCACTCTTTCTCCTTTCAAAACTGTTTAAATGTATGCGATTTCTCCTGCTTTGCACCTGCTTTTATAAGGAACTAAAATTGTTGCGATAAAATTAATTCCTTACCTTTATC from Candidatus Kuenenia stuttgartiensis carries:
- the sat gene encoding sulfate adenylyltransferase translates to MVKNIPPHGGKLINRIASAEDREVLLDKAKNYAMKKIQLDSREITDLDMIAVGAMSPLEGFMCKEDYDTVVNNMRLANGLPWSIPVTLSASKEEIEGLKPGNDVALIDKANEVIAILHLEEIFHHDKTKESLEVYGTDDKKHPGVDYVYKMDDYLLGGKVSVVNRAKPGDFLAYRLDPAETRELFVKRGWKRIVGFQTRNPVHRAHEYIQKCALEIVDAILLHPLVGATKSDDIPADVRIKSYEVLLEKYYPKDRAMLSVFPAAMRYAGPREAVFHALLRKNYGCTHFIVGRDHAGVGNYYGTFDAHYIFDEFDAHEIGITPLFFDHTFYCKACNGMASYKTCPHDSANHVILSGTEVRRMLSEGEAPPPTFTRHEVAKILSEYYQSTR